A part of Oceanotoga teriensis genomic DNA contains:
- a CDS encoding 50S ribosomal protein L11 methyltransferase produces the protein MKKMKFYEYLYSINSNKEDELIEFFYDNEFKDYYLDNDFKTNLQVLKLYTSYENPNDNIIDELNNKFNFELLSKSVVIEKDWLKAWLDTLEVFEFVKDIWINPFPEKELKNKEKVIKIIPGTAFGTGLHSTTKLAGRILNDMNCENKTVIDMGCGTGILSILAKLKGAKDVYAYDYDGLAIEKAIETITINNLDIKIKQSNFLENVNEDIKSDIFVSNMVAEILIELLKDEKFDGIIKEGSYVIFSGIMDKKIDLIMEKIKEHNLELIEKTEEGSWIGLKLQKKK, from the coding sequence ATGAAAAAAATGAAATTTTATGAGTATTTATATTCAATAAACTCTAATAAAGAAGATGAATTGATTGAATTTTTTTATGATAATGAATTTAAAGATTATTATCTCGATAATGATTTTAAAACAAATCTTCAAGTTTTAAAGCTTTATACATCTTATGAAAACCCAAATGATAATATAATCGATGAGTTAAATAATAAATTTAATTTTGAACTTTTATCTAAAAGTGTTGTAATTGAAAAAGATTGGTTAAAAGCTTGGCTTGATACATTAGAAGTTTTTGAATTTGTCAAAGATATTTGGATAAATCCATTTCCAGAAAAAGAATTAAAAAATAAAGAAAAAGTTATAAAAATAATTCCAGGAACGGCTTTTGGTACAGGTCTTCATTCTACAACAAAACTTGCTGGTAGAATTTTAAATGATATGAATTGTGAAAATAAAACAGTTATAGATATGGGTTGTGGAACAGGAATACTATCGATATTGGCAAAATTAAAAGGTGCAAAAGATGTTTATGCTTATGATTATGATGGTTTAGCAATTGAAAAAGCAATTGAAACTATTACAATAAACAATTTGGATATAAAAATTAAACAATCAAATTTTTTAGAAAATGTAAATGAAGATATAAAAAGTGATATTTTTGTTTCAAATATGGTTGCAGAAATATTGATAGAGTTACTGAAAGATGAAAAATTTGATGGCATTATAAAAGAAGGATCTTATGTTATTTTTTCAGGTATTATGGACAAAAAAATAGATCTTATAATGGAAAAAATTAAAGAACATAATTTAGAATTGATAGAAAAAACGGAGGAAGGTTCATGGATAGGTTTAAAATTACAGAAGAAGAAGTAA
- a CDS encoding DUF501 domain-containing protein, protein MDRFKITEEEVKVLKKQMKRKIDEKVKIMKYCKYGYPQIIRNYPLKKDKPFPTLHWLSCPFLNSEISKLESIQEISRIQKIIDEDENLRADYFKAHQEEIKIRLEILDDEINKLSSPIKLKLKETGIGGIKNFSNIKCLHLHVASYLGGIKNPVGKIVVESLENLECANCICCDL, encoded by the coding sequence ATGGATAGGTTTAAAATTACAGAAGAAGAAGTAAAGGTATTGAAAAAACAAATGAAAAGAAAGATTGATGAAAAAGTAAAAATTATGAAATATTGCAAATATGGATATCCACAGATAATAAGAAATTATCCTTTAAAGAAGGATAAACCATTTCCTACTCTTCATTGGTTAAGCTGTCCTTTTTTAAATTCAGAAATTTCTAAATTAGAATCTATACAAGAAATTTCAAGAATTCAAAAGATAATAGATGAAGATGAGAATTTAAGAGCTGATTACTTTAAAGCACATCAAGAAGAAATAAAAATTAGATTAGAAATATTAGATGATGAAATAAATAAATTATCAAGTCCAATAAAATTAAAGTTGAAGGAAACTGGAATTGGAGGAATAAAAAATTTTTCTAATATCAAGTGTTTACATTTACATGTGGCATCTTATCTTGGTGGAATAAAAAATCCTGTTGGAAAAATAGTTGTAGAGAGTCTTGAAAATTTAGAATGTGCTAATTGTATATGCTGTGACTTATGA
- the uvrC gene encoding excinuclease ABC subunit UvrC: protein MVNRDLIKNIPAKPGIYIFKDKDFKPIYVGKAKRLKNRLGSYFNPSNQLKNEKTLKIINDSEYIDYILTESEDEAFVLEANLIYTYKPKYNILLKDTRVYPYILITDEKYPTIKYVRIKNEQKGTYFGPYPNVRFVKEVIEVLQRVYKVRSCERNMDRKSKPCFLYHLGMCYGPCYKEIDESSYKNAVNDVLNFLKGNVEKVKEYLEKYMEEYSKILNFEKAAQMRDTLLKLDRLFIKLGVEFKHNKNIDVIVYEEPIYVLLKIREGYLISKVSFTLDSDINEFIHQFYIIRKNEIPPQIFTLYDENIDEQIKNYLKNNGLKMFNKLSRRSSIYSLAFKNLEEELKRYTDLGNTLKQAKEILSLKKIPKKIEGIDISHLQGMYTVASLVNFENGKPEKSGYRRYRLDEFKEPNDFESIKTVIKRRYKKHELPDLLFIDGGKGQVNSALKALNELGYDLKDVDLVGIAKEDERVVFPGEMDDLHLPLDNPVLRLLIYIRDETHRFAIGFNRKLRSKRFEKTKLDEVSGIGPVRKKKLITHFGGLNEILEASVEEIAEVINSEKVAKKIKQELGDK from the coding sequence ATGGTAAATAGAGATCTTATAAAAAACATACCTGCAAAACCTGGTATTTATATATTTAAAGATAAAGATTTTAAACCCATATATGTTGGGAAAGCTAAGAGATTAAAAAATAGGTTAGGTTCTTATTTTAATCCTTCAAATCAATTAAAAAATGAAAAGACTTTGAAGATAATAAACGATTCAGAATATATAGATTACATTTTAACAGAAAGTGAAGATGAAGCTTTTGTTCTGGAAGCTAATCTCATATATACATATAAACCAAAATACAATATTTTATTAAAAGATACGAGAGTTTATCCTTATATACTCATTACCGATGAAAAATATCCGACTATAAAATATGTTAGAATTAAAAATGAACAAAAAGGAACCTATTTTGGACCTTATCCAAATGTTAGATTTGTTAAAGAAGTTATAGAAGTTTTGCAAAGAGTATATAAGGTTAGATCATGTGAAAGAAATATGGATAGAAAAAGTAAACCTTGTTTTTTATATCATCTTGGAATGTGTTATGGACCATGTTATAAAGAAATTGATGAATCATCATATAAGAATGCAGTTAATGATGTTTTAAATTTTCTCAAAGGAAATGTTGAAAAAGTTAAAGAGTATCTTGAAAAGTATATGGAAGAATATTCTAAAATATTAAATTTTGAAAAAGCTGCTCAAATGAGAGATACACTTTTAAAACTTGATAGATTATTCATAAAACTTGGTGTTGAATTTAAACATAATAAAAACATAGATGTTATAGTCTATGAAGAACCTATTTATGTTTTATTGAAAATAAGAGAAGGATATTTAATATCAAAAGTTTCTTTTACCCTTGATTCCGATATAAATGAGTTTATACATCAATTTTATATAATAAGAAAAAATGAAATTCCACCACAAATATTTACACTTTATGATGAAAATATAGATGAACAAATAAAAAATTATTTAAAAAATAATGGACTTAAAATGTTTAATAAATTAAGCAGAAGATCAAGCATATATTCATTAGCTTTTAAAAATTTGGAAGAAGAACTCAAAAGGTATACAGATCTTGGAAATACATTAAAACAAGCGAAAGAAATATTAAGTTTAAAAAAAATACCAAAAAAAATAGAAGGTATAGATATATCACATCTTCAAGGAATGTATACGGTGGCATCTCTTGTGAACTTTGAAAATGGTAAACCAGAAAAAAGTGGTTATAGACGATATAGACTCGATGAGTTTAAAGAACCTAATGATTTTGAAAGTATAAAAACTGTTATAAAAAGAAGATATAAAAAACATGAACTTCCCGATTTATTATTCATTGATGGCGGTAAAGGACAGGTTAATTCTGCACTTAAAGCTCTAAATGAATTAGGTTATGATTTAAAAGACGTAGACCTTGTTGGTATTGCGAAAGAAGATGAAAGAGTTGTTTTTCCAGGAGAAATGGATGATTTACATCTTCCACTTGATAATCCAGTTTTAAGGTTATTGATATATATTAGAGATGAAACTCATAGATTTGCCATAGGATTTAATAGAAAATTGAGATCTAAAAGATTTGAAAAAACCAAATTAGATGAAGTTTCTGGTATAGGACCTGTTAGAAAGAAAAAACTTATAACTCATTTTGGAGGATTAAATGAAATTTTGGAAGCTTCAGTAGAAGAAATAGCTGAAGTAATAAATAGTGAAAAAGTGGCAAAAAAGATAAAACAAGAATTGGGGGATAAATAA
- a CDS encoding DUF4895 domain-containing protein: MINDFILLGAKQLSKYKNKLADEYDHLFHVCIADSENKVPCLSYFVDEQGRVFKTISAEPPKKVMSCLYPVDIDFKNELSDEYELFLLKNNKVANKVFYSGIVQSPFKFYPYILEGDERLIKKMKFKEKLNGEKNLSFDEIIDEDTFEQIMKKYKIISDNIYYHPYLDKIHIVFLLPKNIDIEKRGLMIEISRCLKNKILKNFDFLETSYKMPDMNLKDPALCAFKLRADYIKNIDFEDIYKSMINEIRKVINYIDDIDIGGE; this comes from the coding sequence ATGATAAATGATTTTATTCTATTGGGAGCAAAACAACTTTCAAAATATAAAAATAAACTTGCAGATGAATATGATCATCTCTTTCATGTTTGTATAGCTGATTCTGAAAATAAAGTTCCTTGTTTGAGCTATTTTGTAGATGAACAAGGCAGAGTTTTTAAAACTATAAGTGCTGAACCTCCAAAAAAGGTTATGAGTTGTTTGTATCCAGTAGATATAGATTTTAAAAATGAATTGAGTGATGAATATGAACTTTTTTTATTAAAAAATAATAAAGTTGCAAACAAAGTTTTTTACTCTGGAATAGTACAATCACCTTTTAAATTTTATCCATATATTTTAGAAGGTGATGAAAGATTAATAAAAAAAATGAAATTTAAAGAAAAATTGAATGGAGAAAAAAACTTATCTTTTGATGAAATAATTGATGAAGATACTTTTGAACAAATAATGAAAAAATATAAGATAATATCAGATAATATATATTATCATCCATATTTAGATAAAATACATATTGTTTTTTTATTACCAAAAAATATAGACATTGAAAAAAGAGGTCTTATGATAGAAATTTCAAGATGTTTGAAAAATAAGATACTAAAAAATTTTGACTTTTTGGAAACTTCATATAAAATGCCAGATATGAATTTAAAAGATCCTGCCCTATGTGCATTTAAACTCAGAGCAGATTATATAAAAAATATCGATTTTGAAGATATTTATAAAAGTATGATAAATGAGATAAGAAAAGTTATTAATTATATAGATGATATAGATATAGGAGGAGAATGA
- a CDS encoding ABC transporter ATP-binding protein, protein MKTENLVEIKNLKKWFPIKRTMKEFFSGQQRYVKAVDGVSFSIKKGEIFGLIGESGCGKTTTAKMVMQLHEPTDGQLIFNDEDVTHISKDRLKKYRTEVQMIFQDPYASMNPRFKVKDVMEEPLIIHKIEEDRLKREILIKNGLEKVRLMPPEEFMGRYPHMLSGGQRQRASTARALMLSPKLLVADEPVSMIDLSTRAEILHMLKQVQKELNLTYLYITHDLSTARYFTDRIAVMYLGKIVEMGTPDDVIDNSLHPYTKALISAVCEPIAGKVNKVKKVPIKGEIPSAANIPKGCRFHPRCPYAKEECWALEEPEIKEFNEGHFAACRRIEEIIKNNEEEKVLNGEY, encoded by the coding sequence ATGAAAACTGAAAATTTAGTTGAAATAAAAAATTTAAAAAAATGGTTTCCAATAAAAAGAACTATGAAAGAATTTTTTTCAGGTCAGCAAAGATATGTTAAAGCGGTAGATGGGGTTTCTTTCAGTATTAAAAAAGGGGAAATATTCGGTCTAATAGGTGAATCTGGTTGTGGTAAAACTACAACAGCAAAAATGGTCATGCAACTTCATGAACCTACAGATGGTCAATTAATATTCAATGATGAAGATGTGACTCATATATCTAAAGATAGATTAAAAAAATATAGAACAGAAGTACAAATGATATTTCAAGATCCTTATGCATCTATGAATCCAAGATTTAAAGTGAAAGATGTTATGGAAGAACCTTTGATAATTCATAAAATTGAAGAAGATAGATTAAAAAGAGAAATTCTAATAAAAAATGGATTGGAAAAAGTTAGATTAATGCCCCCAGAAGAGTTTATGGGTAGATATCCGCATATGCTTTCTGGTGGTCAGAGGCAAAGAGCTTCAACGGCCAGAGCTTTAATGCTATCTCCAAAACTATTAGTCGCAGATGAACCAGTTTCAATGATAGATCTATCAACTAGGGCTGAAATCCTTCATATGTTAAAACAAGTGCAGAAAGAGTTAAATTTGACATATTTATACATAACTCATGATTTATCAACTGCAAGATATTTTACAGATAGAATAGCTGTTATGTATCTTGGTAAAATAGTAGAAATGGGAACACCAGATGATGTTATAGATAATTCACTTCATCCATATACAAAAGCTTTGATATCTGCTGTATGCGAACCAATTGCAGGAAAAGTAAATAAAGTAAAAAAAGTCCCTATAAAAGGTGAAATACCTTCTGCAGCAAATATTCCAAAAGGATGTAGATTTCATCCAAGATGCCCATACGCAAAGGAAGAATGTTGGGCTTTGGAAGAACCAGAAATAAAAGAATTTAATGAAGGTCATTTCGCTGCATGTAGAAGAATAGAAGAAATAATTAAAAATAATGAAGAAGAAAAAGTTTTAAATGGAGAGTATTAA
- a CDS encoding ABC transporter ATP-binding protein — translation MYYKTENGDVKAVDDISFKLKKGETLGLVGESGCGKTTTGFSILKMPSPPGEIVGGQILIDGKDIVPLTERELRKNIRWEKVSMVFQGAMNSLTPVFTIEKQLMETLQLHKPMSKSEAKKTMIKYLNYVGLSEDILKRYPHELSGGMKQRIAIASALFLEPSLVICDEPTTALDVVVQAQIINLLKDLKEKLNLSFIFITHDLATEAEVSDRIAVMYAGKIVEIGTNQQIYGEQGPAHPYTERLLAATPKLHENVKELAFIKGTPPNLLNPPKGCRFHPRCPYAFEKCKTEEPILKEIEAEHKVACWRCDADEN, via the coding sequence ATGTATTATAAAACCGAAAATGGTGATGTAAAAGCAGTTGATGACATATCATTTAAATTAAAAAAGGGAGAAACTTTAGGTCTTGTTGGTGAATCTGGTTGTGGTAAAACCACAACAGGTTTTTCAATATTAAAAATGCCTTCACCTCCTGGTGAAATCGTTGGAGGTCAAATATTAATAGATGGTAAAGATATAGTTCCATTAACAGAAAGAGAATTGAGGAAAAATATAAGATGGGAAAAAGTTTCTATGGTATTTCAAGGTGCTATGAACTCTTTAACACCTGTTTTCACTATAGAAAAACAATTGATGGAAACTCTTCAATTGCATAAGCCTATGAGTAAATCAGAGGCTAAAAAAACTATGATAAAATATTTAAACTATGTTGGATTATCAGAAGATATTTTAAAAAGATATCCTCATGAATTATCAGGTGGTATGAAACAAAGAATTGCTATAGCTTCAGCACTTTTTTTAGAACCTTCATTAGTCATATGTGATGAACCTACAACAGCTCTTGATGTTGTAGTTCAAGCTCAAATAATAAATCTTTTGAAAGATTTAAAAGAAAAATTGAATCTTTCATTCATATTTATAACTCATGATTTGGCTACAGAAGCAGAAGTTTCAGATAGAATCGCTGTTATGTATGCTGGAAAAATAGTAGAAATAGGTACAAATCAACAAATATATGGTGAACAGGGACCTGCTCATCCTTATACTGAAAGGCTATTAGCGGCAACTCCTAAATTACATGAAAATGTAAAAGAATTAGCTTTTATTAAAGGAACACCTCCTAATCTTTTAAATCCTCCAAAAGGCTGTAGATTTCATCCTCGTTGTCCTTATGCTTTTGAAAAATGTAAAACAGAAGAACCTATTTTAAAAGAAATAGAAGCTGAACATAAGGTAGCATGTTGGAGGTGTGATGCAGATGAAAACTGA
- a CDS encoding ABC transporter permease, with protein sequence MKWKDFSYAFNEFWTEFRKIKSGMVGLVLLIILILITIFEPIISPYPEATNRWRDITYWEDNPKSAAPVWTNWFRKEKLPETQILENSNFEEISKGALKIYNFDFDYNFDFATAPEDFIIHFDAIGSPIISINLIRPDGEKIILSKKSLNLSNKSDVRISLGTDAKDGAYKFANKIDYENSSSVLKSTINPLNIIFSQAKENIISSPEFLKGDYKITVQAIFTKGEGEISNPLAKINGKVSGVLGTDNFKRDLWSGVLAGIKWALLIGLLTAAISVTVGVSYGITSAYYGGWVDSFMQRILEFFLNIPFIPILIVISAIFKPSIWTLIILMCLLNWTGSVRTVRSMGLQIKEETYIEASKALGASNSRIIFKHMIPLLVPYSFANMALSVPAAILTEAGMSVLGLGDASIVTWGQILQDARTGGAMVQGIWWWIIPPGLMISVVGMTFAFIGFSMDKILMPKLKTR encoded by the coding sequence ACTATATTTGAACCAATTATTTCTCCTTATCCAGAAGCAACCAACAGATGGAGAGATATAACTTATTGGGAAGACAATCCAAAAAGTGCAGCACCTGTTTGGACTAATTGGTTTAGAAAAGAAAAATTGCCTGAAACACAAATATTAGAAAACTCTAACTTTGAAGAAATTTCTAAAGGTGCTTTAAAAATATATAATTTTGATTTTGATTATAACTTTGATTTTGCGACTGCACCAGAAGATTTTATAATACATTTTGATGCAATTGGTTCTCCAATTATAAGTATTAATTTGATACGCCCAGATGGAGAAAAAATAATTTTATCAAAAAAATCTTTAAACCTGAGCAATAAATCTGATGTAAGAATTTCTCTTGGTACAGATGCTAAAGATGGTGCATATAAATTTGCAAATAAAATAGATTATGAAAACTCATCAAGTGTGTTAAAGAGCACTATAAACCCTTTAAATATAATATTTTCACAAGCAAAAGAAAATATTATATCATCTCCAGAATTTTTAAAAGGAGATTATAAAATAACAGTTCAAGCTATTTTTACCAAAGGAGAAGGAGAGATCTCTAATCCTTTAGCTAAAATAAATGGAAAAGTTTCTGGTGTACTTGGTACCGATAATTTTAAAAGAGACCTTTGGAGTGGCGTTCTTGCGGGAATAAAATGGGCTTTATTAATAGGTCTTTTAACAGCTGCTATTTCAGTAACAGTAGGTGTTAGTTATGGTATAACCAGTGCTTATTATGGTGGTTGGGTAGACTCTTTTATGCAAAGAATTTTAGAATTTTTCTTAAATATTCCATTTATCCCAATATTAATAGTCATATCTGCAATATTTAAACCAAGTATATGGACTTTAATAATTTTGATGTGTTTATTAAATTGGACTGGTTCTGTAAGAACCGTTAGAAGTATGGGTCTTCAAATAAAAGAAGAAACTTATATAGAAGCATCAAAAGCTTTAGGTGCAAGTAATTCAAGAATAATTTTTAAACATATGATCCCTTTATTAGTACCTTATTCTTTTGCAAACATGGCTTTATCTGTACCTGCAGCAATACTTACTGAAGCAGGTATGAGTGTTTTAGGACTTGGCGATGCCTCTATTGTAACTTGGGGTCAAATCCTTCAAGATGCAAGAACTGGTGGAGCAATGGTTCAAGGTATTTGGTGGTGGATTATTCCTCCTGGGTTAATGATATCTGTGGTTGGAATGACATTCGCATTTATTGGCTTTTCTATGGATAAAATATTAATGCCTAAACTAAAAACAAGATAA